TTGTGCAGAGCAACACTTACTTCCAGGTGGCCCTTCACCaagctaggtcctggaaggggaACTCGGACGAATTCGAGagggagatgaagaagtggaaggAGAGGGCTAAGATTTTGGAGAAAAAGCTAGCGACCAAAGGGGAGGAGCTgtctaaggctcattccgagctggttaAGCTTCGGGGTGATAAGGAAACCATCATTGATGATTACATGGATTCTGAGAaatttaagaatctcatggaaattcatgatgagggtctttattctcTACAGTTTACCCAGGGATGTGATGCGGCTGTGAAGACGGTTTCGGAGAAGCATCCTGGCTTAGTAGatcctaaggactttataagtcctgaacAACCAGAGACGGAGGACAGCTTGGATGCTCTCTTCAACTCTCCTCAGCCTGATGATCGTATCCTGGATCCCAGCACTACCTCTCCTCCTGCTTCTCCCGCGAAGGATGCTGAGCCTTCTACTGATGCTGAGAAGGGAGGTGTTAAGAATGAGCAGGGGAAGGAAGGCTCCCACATGGAGGAGTAGTGTTTTTAGTTCTTTATGTTTGTTGTTTTTTTAACTTATTGTATCTTGAACTCATTCCCTTCGAGGATTTATTTATGTCATTTTCTAACTATTTATTTgtcttttattttttttcaagtACTTGCACTATTTATGAGAGTTTAGATAGTTTTCCTGCCTTTTCGTAGCTTTCCCTCTTGTTTTTCGTACTTGTACTGAAAATAGATAAGCAAACTCAATCACACATAAGATGAACCAAATAGTTTATGATACGTCCTAAATGGAAACTTTATAAATTATTAACtctttgggattcatcccttacataaTATTCTTCGCAGAACTGGATAGTATTATAAAACTAACATAcaaaatcctacgcaagcaaagctttaaggtgcttttcaaccttgTTTCCCCTAGGGTATGTATAAACTATATGTAGTAAActttcaggttttgagcatgccaagtgCGGGGAATTTCTTCTCCTCCCATGGTCTCCAACTTGTAAGTTTCTCTCCCTTAAACGCTCTTAaccttatatggcccttcccaatttggggcgagctttcctttctgccctactccAGAGGCTTCCACTTTTCTCAGGACCAAATCTCCTTGTCtgaagaatctttctttaacccttaggttgtagtagaatgaagccctcttatgatattccactatcttcgcatgtgtctcatctcgcacttcatcaataAGATCCATGGCTAACTtttgcccctcctcattttcctcagcgtTAAAAGCTTGGATTctgggagacgaatgtgatatTTCCATATGAACAACCGCTTTTGCCCCATATgttaacatgaagggagttgcccCGGTTGTGACTCTACAAGTGGTTCcataggcccatagtattggtAGTATTTCATCCACCGAATTATtccttgatttctcgatcctcttcttcagtccatccaggattatacGATTTGCCACTTTCGCtttcccattggcttgcgggtgagctacggaggtaaaccataactcaatctcattctcctcgcaatacttcttgaattcctcattgttgaactgtatTCCATTATCGATAACCAGGATACGGGCAATTtcatatcggcacatgatattttcccataggaattgtgcaacgtgcttagttgtgatcttggccaaaggcttggcttcaatccacttagtaaaataatcaatagctataatcaggaacttcctttgtgccgcgGCCATGGGGAAtggcccaagtatatccattccccacatggcaaagaggatgggagagttgatggaagttaacatctcggggggttgtcgaacaactggtgcatgtttctgacaacgatcgcacttcttcacatattcttgggcatcagccatcatctcttgccaataaaagcctaaacgggttatcttttgagccagtgctctgcccccaggtgttgcccacagataccttcgtgTACCTCTTCAAGAGCCAatcgtgcctcatcgggcctgagacatcttaagtaaggaaccacataagatcttttgtacgAAATCCCATCGATCAAAAAATATCTCAGcgctcgaacaaccaatttttgTACTTCATTCACATCGTTTGGAAGCCAACCAGTTTggatatgggccttaatgggatctatccacgATGTCCCGAGCCCTATgggagctacaagcttaacatcaatgcttcgtgttttcaaaatgcggaagtatacacttcttGAACTTTCCTTTATCTCTGATGAAGCAAACTtagataatgcatctgccttagcattttcctccctcgggatgtgctcaatatggcattcatcaaactaagtcatcacaacccttactaggcggacatacttagccattgtatcatcccttgcctcaaactctcccttgacctgggatatgaccaacttcgagtctccacatacttttaagttcttgactctcagtgtctctgctaggccgaggccagctattagagcttcatattctgcttcattgtttatagttgggaagtctagctttatggcatattcaatcaagaacccatcggggcttcGTAAAACTAGCCATGTTccgcttgaatttgtttttgatgctaTATCAAAATAGaaaacccaatattccttctccttaacgtccttttctttgtctcctttatcaccttctgtgtTTTGATGTATaatatcttcctgcccccgaatttttggttgggtatggtacattccaccacgaagtcagccaattcctgggcttttattgccatttgtggcttgtacttgatgtcaaattctctcaattctattgcccacttaatcagcctcccactagctttgggactatgaataatatttctcaagggctgatttgttagcacttcaattttatgagcctgaaagtaaggacgcaacttccttgaagccaataccaaggctaaagcaaacttctcaatagttgaataattcaactcagccccATGCAGAATTTTtctaacatagtatacgggtttctggactttaagttcctccttaaccaatacagcactcaaggcattttctgaaatggTCAAGTATAAGTACAAAGTTTCATTTAGagttggcttggccaacaacggggcttgagccatatatttctttaatccTTCAAATGCCTCctggctttcctcagtccatacaaaatccttaaccttcttcagGGATTtaaagaatgacaagcacttgtctccagatttggagatgaaacGTCCTAGAGCTGCAACTCTTCCAGTGAGTTTTGAAACATCTTTTATGGAATGTGGTGATTCCATATCTAGGatagcctttattttatcagggttgGCCTCGATTCCCCTCTTAGAGACCATCAAACCTAgaaactttccagatcccactccgaaagcacactttgcaggatttagcatcattttgtgatatctcaaCACCTCAAAGGCTTCCttaaatgggttatgtgatcagcTCTTAATaaactcttgactaacatgtcatcaacataaacttccatagtttttccaataaggtccttgaaaatcttatttaccaacctttgataggtggctcctgcattcttgagaccaaacgccataacaagataacaaaaaacaccaaagtcagtaataaatgatacctttgggatgtcatccttgtgcattttgatctgattatatccactaaatccatccatgaagctcggCATCTCATGACCAACAGTAGCATCTATCTACGTATCTATCCTTGGTAATGGAAAACAGTCCTTAGtgcatgcgtcattcagatcggTAAAATCCACGCACATCCttcattttccattagccttctttaccatcacagggtttgctaCCCATTCTGAaaactgtatctcctcaatgaaaccagcctctaagagcttttctacttcttgcTTAATAGCCTCTTGTCTCTCTAGAGCaaatcttcttttcttttgcttcacagtctttcaattcggatccacattcagcttgtgagtgattaGTTCtaggtctatgcctggcatatcagctaccgaccatgcaaatacatcattattttcttgtaaaaatttcaccaacttccctttaaggggtTCCCCCAGTattgctccaataaaagtcactttctcaggatcctcgggagccaaaggaatcagAACCAAGTATTCtgttggcttccctcttttctcattattctcacggatatccaggtcttcaataggaagaacctgcccccaacCCAATCTGCCCTAAGAaaggccacataacaactccttgccatcttttgatctcctctctcttctccaatcccattccgggtgggaaacttcatcactaaatgataagaagaagggactaCCTTGAAGGCATGTAAACCTGTCCTTCCCATAATTacgttgtaagttgaactagcctttaccaccacaaagtccaatatttgtgttgcttgtcttggttcctgacttatggtcgttggcaacttaattatcccttctacggggcactccactcctaCAAATTCATATAttggcatatcggtcggggttaattgagaatcattgtaacccatccttagaaaggtatCATGGATTAAGATGTCCACCGAGGCACcgttatctacaaggaccctcttcaccgggatgttccctattattggtgttatgaccagcgggtcatcatgaggaaatttcacaccctccaagtcagaatcatcaaatgccattgttactcctgtcctagccctcttcggggcttccccaacaatatgcataacttctctagtatatactttccttgagttcttggataaaccagcagtagttggtcctccaaagattttatttatcacaggccctcggggccgcggtcctccaaagattgcatttatcaccggtcccctaggctggggatttcacccctgatcgtcttggtccctcctacgatcatcaaagttctttctcccattgttattcctatctcctccaactccagtgtacttgctcaaccttccttttcaaatgaggaactctatttcatctttcaattgtctacactcatcggtgtcatgtcCATCATCCTTGTGGAATCTGCAATATTtactcttatctagcttggtaggatcaacCTTCAGGGGTTcaggccaacgaatatctctatctttctctatttccatcaagatctggcttctaggagcattcaacttagcatattcagtaaACTTTtacccaggtcctcccttcttcagGATCGAATCagtgttttgctcagttctaggatacttgtccttagcaatatatttcaaatcagtctttcgcttcttgccaccagcgggctcgttattcactactgtctttctcatgctctcctccactttgatgtatttcccgaccctatcttggagctgtaacatactttcagggggcgcttggccaatgacatcttgaagaactcatccctagttccctgttacagtgctatcatagctaccttgtcatcaaggtcagGGACTTTTAAAACTTCCTTGGTGAAATGATTCAGATAGTCCctcaaggactcttttgctccctgcacaatgctcatgagggatgctaaacttttctcatgcactctcccactgatgaattgcttaataaaagcctgacttagttctctgaaggacccaatagaattcggaggcaaacggctataccatctttgagccattcccgacagggtttgaggaaaagcccgacacttaatagcgttgTTCACAGgttgcaacaacagtgcattagagaacgtcctaacatgattagcgggatctccagtgtcgtcataagctttgatggtgggtatcttaaactttcttgagatatgagcgttcattatctcttcagtgaatggtggagtaggatctCCCAGGGGAAGAAGAttacttggatcagcccttgggacaacaacccttctctgtagcggaccatccaggtctatgattggaggatgATTTCTCCCCCTTGGAGGTAGCAGGGGTCTGGAGGTCTGGTGTGCCTCCAAGTCACgtttcagcctttgaatctcagcctcatgagccctgattctctcctgcacttcttggggattcgtccctcgggtgctcctaggacgctGATTACCATCATgcatcggctctttaccagcacgcctccttcttggggccacatcatcatccgaagattcagagtctctctcagtgtaaggaccataGAATTCTTGATCCTCTGAGATAGGAGCCAAATCACGTATATATTGGGGCatctgcccttgtgcttcactccgattAGCATGTCCACTCCCTCcgacctcggggtaaaggggcatcccataagggggttagtggtcacaacagttgaatattcatactcAACATGTCGAGAATTCACAAGTGTATGTAACTGttgaagttgggaattcgtcccttgaggagtcggggaaatcgtcccttgtggctgaggttcaatTGCCCCTtcctgggctcctccttggggGGCGGCATAGGTCGAATGCGGAGGTATCTCCACtgttgacgaaatcgtttgggtcGTTCCAGTTGGTGTACTTCCAGGGGCGCTGTTtccactccgtgttctcgccatggttgttgttaagATCCCCACAGccggcgccaaatattatggattgaaaactagggtgtattaattactttatttattactaaggttcgggagctcaaggcctttaatgggtgctctcgtgtttcgtagcttaactctgtctttacgagatgcctacgtatctctgtgagttagagaatcaagccaaaaaacgtagttctgattggtgggggtgagaccccttatataggtgttgggagtccttgaattggacaagatctaggagacttggtgggcaagtctcagaattagaatggactttggagtcctatgaagtagaaaactgattccttatcctatgagatttcttggaggccaatctccaaggaattgtaTCCTTAATTGGACTTTATTTATTAGCTGATTTaccccttattaattaattacgaaattaattaatattcagggttttgggcccttttcAATGGGCTTAGCCTtcagcccaattctgatataattaatgtgatattaattacgcaatcagggtttattttattccctatcagtaggcatcttgtgagggcAATTTTAAGCCACAAAACACAAGGGCAACTATTAAAGGCATtgagctcacgaaccctagcattaaatatgTGTAATAAATATAACctagtttttatccataacaattaTCAAATAAAAAAGATCTTATTTTTTAGTGACAGTAaaagaataatatttttaaaaaaccTTAAATATAAACTATATGACACAAATGTTCACaataataatttatcaatttaagaATTCATCTAATAAAAAGTTAAACTACACAATGTGTAAGTTTGTGAAATCTGAAAATAATCAACTTGCGATTTAAAATGAATAAGCGAATTAGAATTATAAGTGATAACTACAATAATACTTATAAATtaaataagtgtttggataattttacttataagtcagattttttttaaaaatgaactaaaataataattattaaatataattaccTAAATTCTTGAATTTTAAGTTGGTTTAACATTTAAAAACATATACTTTAAAACTGAGGTTAATAAATAAGCGacaaatcaaaataagttgagaaaaaatacgCCGTTACTAATTTTTAACTTATCagtttataaattataaattcaacttataaacATTCGTATATAAGGTGTTACGTGTTTATAACCCACGAGGGGCTTATAAGGTGGGTGCCAATATAATATTATTGCTTTTTTCCTAACTAACAGCTCCACCACAAACTTATGCACAAATTCAAAAAACATAAGAAAAACTTACCAAAACACACAAGTGACAAGACCATAATCATCTGGCTCATAAACTGAAAAAACTAGTGAAAAAAGGAGCAGCAGTTAGATTGAAGCATAAGAAAACACAAGTACACCATACCAAACCTGTCGGCAGCTCACTTTTACTTGCTTCAACCATACTTATAAACCTTTACTTACAATCACTACCTATACTTACAAACACATCTCATGTACACTACACACTTACCAACTTGACAACTATCTTAACTCTGTCTGTAAAACAACTAACCTTGTAGGATCAGAATCACAAGAACTAAAGTGtttgatatatttttttaaattttttttaacaaaagaCTAGATTCAATGTTGGTCCAAAATCGTCCAAGCCCAAAACAAGAATCACCAAAATTACCAACCCATCATTCAAATCGCTTCTCCCCATCTAAATCTCTTGATTTCTCAACATGGATTTCTGATAATCTTTACAAAATCTTTGCTATTGCTTTGTTAATTGCTTCTGTTGCTGCCCTTTTTTTTCTTAGGAATGTTGGTGATTCTGCTGCACTTTTGTGCTTTCAATCTCAGTCCAAGGCTCTTGAAACTATACATTTTCCTCATGTTGATTGGAGTAATATACACACATTGACTGATACAACTACCCCTTTTGCTACTTTTAGATCAGAGAAGTGGATTGTTGTGTCTGTTGTGAATTACCCTTCTGATTCGCTTCGAAAGATGTCGAAAATTAAGGGTTGGCAAGTTTTGGCAATTGGGAGCTCGAAAACTCCGGATGATTGGTTCTTGAAAGGTACTATCTTTCTTTCTGTTGAGCAACAGGTTAAATTAGGATTTAGAATTGTTGATTATTTGCCTTATGATTCTTATGTTAGAAAGTCTGTTGGGTATTTGTTTGCGATTCAACATGGTGCGAAAAAGATTTTTGATGCGGATGATCGCGGGGATGTTATTGGTAATGACATTGGGAAGCATTTTGATGTGGAGTTAGTAGGTGAAAGTGCTAGACAAGAGGTTATTTTGCAGTATAGTCATGAAAATATGAATAGGAGTGTTGTGAATCCGTATATTCATTTCGGGCAAAGGTCAGTTTGGCCTAGGGGAATGCCGTTGGAGAATGTAGGTGAGATTGGTCATGAAGAGTATTATACTGAAGTGTTTGGTGGGAAGCAGTTTATTCAACAAGGAATATCTAATGGACTTCCGGATGTTGATTCGGTTTTCTATTTTACAAGGAAGCCGGCATTTGAAGTTTTTGATATTAGGTTTGATGATCGTGCTCCGAAAGTGGCATTGCCGCAAGGTGTTATGGTGCCCGTCAATTCGTTTAATACTATTTACCATTCATCGGCATTTTGGGGTTTGATGCTTCCTGTTTCTGTGAGTTCAATGGCTTCTGATGTTTTGAGGGGTTATTGGGGGCAGAGGCTTTTGTGGGAAATTGGTGGGTATGTTGCTGTTTATCCTCCTACTGTTCATCGGTATGACAGAATTGAAGCATACCCGTTTTCTGAAGAGAAAGATCTTCATGTAAATGTTGGTCGTCTAATTAAGTTTTTGATCTCTTGGAGATCAAACAAGCATCGATTATTTGAAAAAATATTGGAGTTGAGTTTTGCCATGGCTGAGGAAGGGTTTTGGACTGAGAAAGACGTAAAATTTACTGCTGCTTGGCTTCAAGACTTGATTGCTGTTGGGTACCAGCAGCCAAGGCTCATGTCACTTGAATTAGATAGACCACGGGCAAATATCGGCCATGGAGATAGGAAGGACTTTGTTCCTCAAAAGTTACCGTCTGTTCATCTTGGGGTTGAAGAAATTGGAACAGTGAATTATGAAATTGGAAATTTAATCAGGTGGAGAAAGAATTTTGGGAATGTGGTGCTTATAATGTTTTGCACTGGGCCTGTTCAACGTACTGCCTTAGAATGGAGGCTGCTTTATGGAAGGATTTTTAGAGCAGTTGTTATTTTGTCAGAGCAGAAAAATGTGGAACTTGTTGTTGAAGAAGGCAAGCTAGACTATGTATACAAGTAAGTTgttacccccccccccccccggtTACTAGCAGCACTAGAATCACACGAACATTCTTTGATTGCAGAAGCTATCTATAGGTTTCTCATTCTTTTTGGTAATATGATGCATTTTGTTGAGATTCCTGACTCCTGCAGATTTTTAGGAAGTAATTTAGACTCGGGTTGTAGCCATTGAGAGTCAGAACATGGGTAAAAATGTCGCAAGGTCTAACTATAGAACTGAGAACTATACACAaaataggaaatatgatgtaataaCAGTGTCATACACTTGGAGCAAGTTCAACAGGTGCCCTATATGATCTCCTAAGTTAAAATATAGGGCATTTGACAAAAAAAAAGTTGATCTAACAATGTCCTAGTGATGCCTTATATCACAGGAACAACCTTTTCAAGCCCTATTTTTAAGTCACATCTCTCCTTGTCCTagattatttttataataatataaacactctctttctctctaCTATATATTGTACTTTAATGATGAAAGGAACCTTTAGTAAGTGAGGATAAGGcatattgttgagatgaagttAGTTAATAATGTCTAAtgtttttaaattatatttaaggTGAAGTTAGTTAATAATGTCTAAtgtttttatattatatttaaggTTTGAACTAGGACATTGTTGGACTTGCTCATTTTGTAGATAATGTGTACATGAAAACTGAGGGAGGACGAACTCCAAGTATGTGAGGATGCAATTGTTTAAGGTCCATGGCAGATAAAATATGCTTCTTATTTTTTTTCTAAAGATGATATTTCTCTGGGAGCTTATTTTGACCTCAAGCTATGTTCGCAACTGATTCAGAGAAATGCATATAGGCTTATGTTTAATCAATAGTTTTGGTGGCCTACTGGCctatcaatttttttttataatactAACACTAATGGGATGTGGGAAGTCCTTGGAAGATGTCTTTTTTGCTTTTCAAATTATGCAAGTTTAAATTCTAAAGTTATCATATTCTCTGTTTTATATTAGTTAGATCTCCTCTCGTTTGTTTTTCAACCTTTCTGTTTTAGGTGTTCTCAAGTGTTACAATTTGGTTAGGATTAGTGTCAGATCAAGAGGTTGCTTGTTAAAATCATGATGTATTTGGAAGCAACCCACATTTGTTGCGATGCTAATACCTTTGATTACAAATAATGGGCCTGGTGGTATGTTGAATTATGTGACTACAAACCTGACTTGCAGTGCATAATGATGACAGTTGTAATCAATGATAATTTGAAATATTTATGGCTAACTAATGTCTTAACATATCCTTGGTATCCTATCTTTTGTCTGATATCATATCAAATTTGTCTATAAGGATCTCCGTAACATGTTACCAGATCTATTATATATTTGTTCTATTCGTTTAAATCTTCATCTATTTTTTTTATGCCCTTTACTTCATGGGTTTTTGGAAGTGCTACAATTATGTTAGGATATGTGTCAAATCAGGAGGTTGCTTGTTAAATACAGTATGTTTTTGTAACAAGCAAGCTTTGGTCATGGTTGTTATAATGTTAATACCATTGTTATTAATGTGCGGGTGTTGAGTGATGTGACAACAAACCAGTAGTTGTTTTTAAATGATAATAGATGTATTTAATAATGTTTTATacagttaaacctctttaaagAGTAATAGGGTTGGGACCgagaaaaaatattactttagcAAGTTTATTACTTTATCAGGAGTAAAAATACACTGTGTCCATTATGTTGGGACcggaaaaaaatattattttaacgagGTTATTACTTTAACAATTATTACTTAATCGAGGTTCAACCGTAGTGTTTGTGGCTAAGTTGTTGGTTAATAGATTATATATCACATGTTATTATCATCTATATTATCTGATGCCATATCAAATCTGTCAACAGGCAACTCCCAAACATATTGAATAGATATACGAGTGCAGAAGGATTCTTGTTCCTCCAAGATGATACTATTCTTAACTACTGGAGCTTAGTACAAGCAGATAAGAATAAGCTCTGGATTACAAACAAGGTAAATAGATCGTAAGAATATCATTGCCTTGTATTTCTGGTTCTGCTTGTTTCATTAACTTCAAATTTACATCTGCAAAATATTTCGATTGACCCAGTCTTTGTATCCTCTCTGTGCTCCCTAATAGAAACTAGCTTATACAGTAGTTAAGATACACATTACATTTTAATTTTGTTGGTAATTGTAAGTTTTAACTGCATAGCATCTTAAAAA
The sequence above is drawn from the Apium graveolens cultivar Ventura chromosome 2, ASM990537v1, whole genome shotgun sequence genome and encodes:
- the LOC141707793 gene encoding putative glycosyltransferase STELLO2 isoform X1; this translates as MLVQNRPSPKQESPKLPTHHSNRFSPSKSLDFSTWISDNLYKIFAIALLIASVAALFFLRNVGDSAALLCFQSQSKALETIHFPHVDWSNIHTLTDTTTPFATFRSEKWIVVSVVNYPSDSLRKMSKIKGWQVLAIGSSKTPDDWFLKGTIFLSVEQQVKLGFRIVDYLPYDSYVRKSVGYLFAIQHGAKKIFDADDRGDVIGNDIGKHFDVELVGESARQEVILQYSHENMNRSVVNPYIHFGQRSVWPRGMPLENVGEIGHEEYYTEVFGGKQFIQQGISNGLPDVDSVFYFTRKPAFEVFDIRFDDRAPKVALPQGVMVPVNSFNTIYHSSAFWGLMLPVSVSSMASDVLRGYWGQRLLWEIGGYVAVYPPTVHRYDRIEAYPFSEEKDLHVNVGRLIKFLISWRSNKHRLFEKILELSFAMAEEGFWTEKDVKFTAAWLQDLIAVGYQQPRLMSLELDRPRANIGHGDRKDFVPQKLPSVHLGVEEIGTVNYEIGNLIRWRKNFGNVVLIMFCTGPVQRTALEWRLLYGRIFRAVVILSEQKNVELVVEEGKLDYVYKQLPNILNRYTSAEGFLFLQDDTILNYWSLVQADKNKLWITNKVPESWSSVQLPGNSDWYTKQAEMVKKIVTSMPVHFQVSYKESIKSDTSLALCSSEVFYIPRRSVADYIDLVNLVGNLDVHQKVAIPMIFSAMDSPDHFDSVFDKMVYKQKQPSNSSTFYSPEVPAVHPWKVSSEQDFIKLIRIMAAGDPLLMELV
- the LOC141707793 gene encoding putative glycosyltransferase STELLO1 isoform X2, with the translated sequence MLVQNRPSPKQESPKLPTHHSNRFSPSKSLDFSTWISDNLYKIFAIALLIASVAALFFLRNVGDSAALLCFQSQSKALETIHFPHVDWSNIHTLTDTTTPFATFRSEKWIVVSVVNYPSDSLRKMSKIKGWQVLAIGSSKTPDDWFLKGTIFLSVEQQVKLGFRIVDYLPYDSYVRKSVGYLFAIQHGAKKIFDADDRGDVIGNDIGKHFDVELVGESARQEVILQYSHENMNRSVVNPYIHFGQRSVWPRGMPLENVGEIGHEEYYTEVFGGKQFIQQGISNGLPDVDSVFYFTRKPAFEVFDIRFDDRAPKVALPQGVMVPVNSFNTIYHSSAFWGLMLPVSVSSMASDVLRGYWGQRLLWEIGGYVAVYPPTVHRYDRIEAYPFSEEKDLHVNVGRLIKFLISWRSNKHRLFEKILELSFAMAEEGFWTEKDVKFTAAWLQDLIAVGYQQPRLMSLELDRPRANIGHGDRKDFVPQKLPSVHLGVEEIGTVNYEIGNLIRWRKNFGNVVLIMFCTGPVQRTALEWRLLYGRIFRAVVILSEQKNVELVVEEGKLDYVYKQLPNILNRYTSAEGFLFLQDDTILNYWSLVQADKNKLWITNKLSRFLLPFPSSITIISSNNINRCLSPGVPFNFLATQIGTQNKRKW